The nucleotide sequence GGTCAACTTCTTCCAGGAGCTCCCTCTGCTACCCCTGACTCCAAGGCTGAGGGTTACTAGCAAGGCCTGCATGCTGAGCTTCATGAGACTGGCTCCATAGGCTTGGAGATGGACTGAAAAGGCTCTGTACCCTGCCACATCTCTGCTTGTCTTATCCATCTTCTCTACATCACTGCCTCATAGGTATCTTTGCTCCCCACCTCCCTCCAGCTAGAGAGGCCCAGCCCACTCACCAATAATTGGAGAGTGGAGGGACAGTATTATCCAAAGGGAGGCAAGGAGCTTATGTATATACAAGGTTGCAGAGGCTTTGAGGCTGGGCAGGCCTTCAGACCTACTGTGCACCCACAATAGCCTGGGGCACTTGCCAGGAGTAAAGGTCTCAGAAGGAACCCAGCACCCTACCTCCAGtaggaaataagacaaaaaattaGCCCTGGCCCTCCCTGCCTGCCTTATTTTTTTCCCCCCCGGGGGGGTGGGGTCTACCTGTCTTTTTTTCAGAGCAAGATCTGCCTCACAGCAGTTTTCCTCCTGCTCTGTTCTCTCTTGAGGAATACAGTTGGTGTTCCAACAGCAAAGAAAGACTTAAGAACTGGAAAGGAGGTTCCTCCCAGCAACTAATGCCCTGTCCCCCACCAAAACCTCCCTGACCTGCTGCTGTTTGGCTGTTAGCCCCAGGCTGCTTCATTGCCTGCACCTTTCATATGATAGTCAGTTCCAGGGTGTCATGGAATACTCCACTATCCCTTGGATGTAATGAGATCTTGACAGTGACGCCAACCACTGCCACCTCTATATGGGACCCAGAACTAGTTGGATAACAGGGCAGCCAGCAGGCTCTACAGAGCTGATGACACTGGGGCTTCGTGCCACCAGGGAATGAGCTATGACCCTGCTATCTCCCTCCAGACTAGAGCGCATTCAGGGTCTTTAATGCATAGACACGCATACACACACCAGGTGATGGAGAGGGCGGGGAGGTAGCCACAGCATGGTGGATCAGTCACTAAGtctgcttatttattatttatttttaaaatatatttaaacagcAGCAATCACttccaaaatgcaaaaaaaaattacaatttttagaataaaattataaGGTTTATAATGCGGGTCAGAAAGAATTGAAGGTACATCTGAGACTCAAATCACGCAGCACTGTAGGCAGCTGGAGAAGACAGGCCCACCAGTCAGGGAACCAAGCTGACGAGAGGTCCCCATCCCCAACTTCCCACTGATGAAGCCAATGTCCCCTGGGTTAGAGAAGGAGAAGCAACAAAGAGATGGCCCTCTATAGGGGATTCCCCAAACCCAGTCCCTCCATCAGCCAGGGACCTGCTAATCGACCTCCTCCATGTTGCTGTAGGTGGGGGCTGGGCGGTCCACAGAGGGGGCGAAGCGTTCAGGGGCTGTCCGTGTGGGGGCCACCTCGGGGGCCTGTCCAGGGCCTAGTCCCTGCAACAAAATATGAGGACAGGGGTTGGGGGCTGCCCAGCATGCTGCCTGGCATCCCGGGGGTGCTGGTTCAGAGCCCCGGCACCCAAGGGAGGGCCCCAAGCCAGGCGCAAATAGCAGCGGCGTTGAGACAGAGAGACGAGATCGGGCCTGAATACTCTCGCTTTATTAACACTTTAAATACAGGAAGTAGCTCCACCAAGGCCAAACCCAGACCAAGGGTCAGAGCAGCAGAAGGAACGGACAGGCAGCTAGCTGAATGCATACCAACTCTAGGATGCTCTACCCCTGCAGAGGTTATAGTGCCCATCCTCTCCCACCAGATGTACACACTGAGGCCAAAGCCCAGAGTTTTGTTCCCCACCACAAAGGCAGACATGGTCTGGTGGGCAGGCAGTTGGGTCAGCTCATAGAAGCTGCCTGCAGATGAGCTCATCTCCAGCGACTCTGGGATACCAGGGGATAGAACATGTTGAGCACAAGGGCCACCAAAGCTGCCACAGTGCCCAGGACAAAGTACCGGAGGCAGCCCTCATCTGGTGTGGTAGGGCCACGTGGTGGGGGGCCCACCCAGTCTTGGGGCCCCCAGGGACCCAGGGGCCCAGGCCCCTCAGGTACCAGCTCCTCCTCGGCCTCGAGCTCCTGCCAAATCCGGGAAGCCTATAGTATGTGGAAAGGGCCATCAGCACCCAGGGTAGGCCCCAGCGTCCCTGAGATTCCTGTCCATGACAGTCCCACCTGGGGTGACTACGGCTAAGTCCCTGTATTCTAGATCAAGCAGCTGAGACATGAACAGGTGGCCAATCTCAGGGTTGTCTAGATTAAGAGAATCAGGGTGTAAGAATCCTGGCAGCCTTTGGCGTCCTTAAGTCTGCTTCCCAATCCACATGTAGCTTCttgtggggaagggtgggggagttATCTGATAAATTTCTTTTAGTCCAGACCTCCCACAGAGGGGAACTGGCTCATGGAGGATAGGCCTGCCAACCCCATGACAATCTCCTGAGAATCACCTTATGTCCAGATCCTGACCATAATCTTCTTAGGGACCTCTCTGAGCCTGACAGAGAAGGCTCAAGGTAGCACAGGAGGCAAAAAAGAAGCAACCAGTTCAGAAAAATGGTATGACTGTGTCCGGCAACAGGGTCTATGGCACACCATGTcaataaaagagacaaaaaaccCTTAAAGTATCATCTCAGAGTATGATAGCCATAGAAGGCTATAGCCAGCCCTAATAAGCCCTATCCTGTGCACCCTAGAACACAGGGACAGTCACAAGTGAGAGTCTGTAGACTGGCATATGGGGAATGTGGGGGAAAGCTGGGAGAGGTTAGATCACAGCACAGTGCCCAGCAAGGTTCAGAGGAGTCGCTTGAGCTGTGCCTTTGTACACGGTACTGGCAGTATGTTCATGTGCGTGCACCTTTGTCAGTGCCTCTATGGCACTGGAATGCCTTTGGGTGAGTCTCTGATGTTAAAGAACCCTATCTCCAACTTCTACAAGTCCCAAGGCTTGAAGGACCTATGGCTAGTGGAAAGAAAGCTGTGTCCCTCAACCCTGCCCCCCAATCTGAGTTGGCCCCCACTAGCCTGTAAAGCCTCCCCCATGCCTCACCTGGCTGGCAGCAGCCTCAGCTGCAGGGCCTAGGTCTGGGTGGTGCTCAGAGTGACCTGCCATGGGTGGCCTCTCCACAGGAGAGTTCCGCCGGCGGTAGAAGAGTACATAAGCATAACGTGTCACAACCTGGCTCTCGTCTACTGTCGTCACCGTGCTGTCATCAAACAAGCGCCAGCCTATAGCAGGGTGGGAAAAGTGTGAACATAGCCTGTACCACCACCTCTACCACTTATTCTGCTGGCTGTGTGTGCCCTCACCCACGTCACTGCGCTGGCTGCTGCGATCATTGGGCAGGCGTGCACAGGCTGTATAGTGGCCACCAATCATGCCTCCATAGTGGTTGATGACAGCATACAGATCATAGCTGGGTAGTTGCTCCTCTTTCTGACCAATGCAGAACTTGCTGAGGTCCAGGTTCCTAGAATCCCAGTCAGGGACAGGTGAGAAAGACAGTCAGCAGGCATCCAAGATGCCCCTTGACCCCCATGCCCTGCCCACAGTCACCAGGGTTCATTTCTTACCGAACAGGAAACTCCACCAAGTCATTGATCTTGTCACGCCAGATGAAACTACGAAAGGAGAAGCGCTTGAGCTGCACAATGAGCACATTTGGCAGGCGCCAAAGCAACAGTTGTTTGGAGGCCTCACGGTGCTGTTTGCACTGTGGGCAGTACCTGATATGGGACAGAAGAAGGGTCAGGACCAGCAAGTTTCCCCACAACCTTGCCCTACTACCTGCCTGCTGCCTTGTCCTCACCAGGCCTCCTCGGGTGCCAGCACCTCAGGCCGTGTAAAGAGATTGAGACACTGGTCCAGGGTGAAGTGACCTGCACGGGCAGCCTCACCAGCAGAGCCTGGATCCTCAGCACATTCCAGCTCCTTGGAAGCTACCAGCACGAATTCCTGTAGTCGCTCATTATTCCGCCATACCAGAGCCAAGCTACAATCATCACCCAGCTCTAGTGGAGTTTCCCCTAGAAATAAGCAGGGACAGCAGTCATGCAACTGTGGAAAGCAACCATCCCAACCCAAACCATcgcccccacccacccacccacggCCTCAGATACCTTTGTCCTCTAGCCGCTGCTCTCGGTTAGTTGCatcaattttatagatgaaaaactgGGGTGTGTGGGCATTTAGGGCTTCGCTTGGGTGTTGGTACCCAGGCACAGCAGCTAGGACAGAATATAATAATCAGAATTCCCCTGGGTCTAAACAATCTTCCAATATTCTCTACTTCCTACTCTAGCCCACAGAGCCTTTTCACCTGATCTTACCTTCAGGCCGAGACATCCTTTCACCAGCAGGCAAGGAGCCACCCTCAATAGGCCCACTAGCCAGCATTTCAGAAGAAATTCCACTGGCGCTAGGCACAGGGCCTCGATCAGGAGCTGCCCAAACCCGAGGAATCCCCGTGTCCCCTTCAGCCACAGGGGTCACCAACTGGAGCTCAGGAGGCTGAATGGGATCCCTCTCACTATCCCCAGCCTCCAGGGAACTAGTGGAGAGCAGTGTAGTGCAGCTAGGGTTCTGAGACTCCAAGGCCATGCGACCAGGCTGAAAGGGTGGCTGGAATACGCTCACTGAGTACCTGGCAACAGACAGCAAGGCAAGTAAGAGTTTCGATCAGTTTGTCTGGTGCCTGTGAGCACCTCtgctccccaccctcaccccatccTAGTCCAACCTCTGAGCATTTACCGGGCATAACCTTCTAGCAGCTGAGCGAGACGGGCATAAGTGAGGCGTGAGGCAGGTACACTGACCAGGAAGGGGTAGCCGATGTTCTCAGGGCGACAGAGGCCCTTGTGGTCAGGCCAGTGGGCTTTTTGGCAGAGCCTagcaagaagaggaagagaagaatagGGCCTTATCCCCACCTCCTTTTTAAACTACATATTGGGAGCTAGTCTGAGGCCCTGGGGACTAGGTATGCCAGCCCTGCCTCCCCCGAAGCACATGGAAGGCTTAAAACAGATGTGCCTTTGTGTGGAGTAGGGAAGGTAAAATCGGGAGAAGGGAAATAATGGGGGTCCTCACTGGTTGCAGTAGCCCACACGGTAGCACCGGGTACAGCGCTTCAGTTTTTCATCCTCTGACTGCTGCTTCCGCTGACAGGCTGCACACTTGGAGATGGGAATGCTGGGTACCTGGGGGCGCTAGGATGGGTCGTCTGGCTCAGCAGGGCCAGACAGGAGTGACCCTCACCACCACCAGGGCTCTGTGGCATCAAGTTGGTTCCCACTTACCTGTTGCACCTCTAGCACCACTACCCGCTCCTTAGCCAATTCTGGGGATAGCAGCTCAAAGCAGAGCAGCATGTCAGATGGGGACACAGTGTCCAGTGAGTGGGAGGGCAGAAACACACGGTGGAAGCGGTTCTTAATTACCTAGAGGCAAAGAACAAACAGATCCCACATAAGGATAAGCTCTTTTTCTAGGCCTGCCCCAGAGCATAAGGAAAGGCTTGGTCCTGCCTTAAGTCTATGGAGGCAAGAATGGGGTTTGTAGGTCAAAAGAGGAATATGCCTGTGTTGGCACAAGTCTCAGTGCCTAATGGCATAGGGTGATTCAGAGTGCCTGAAAGACAAAGCCTGGACAGAAATCAAGCACACCAGCTCTCCACACTAAGGGCCTCTACCCAATTATAACTAACAAGATCCTGCTAAGACTATAACATATTGTCACCGAGGGGCCACATTCAAGGAGCCTACTTTCCCACCCCTTAGCCTGAGACAAACGGACTGCTAAGCTAAATGCTAGGAACTTTCAGGGAAGACCAGCATGCAGATTTGAGATAAAATGAGAGAAGAGCAGGATGGAGGCACAACCATAGCAAGTGGCAGGATAGTCCTGCAGCTCATGTTCCTTATCTGAAGAAGGCAAGGCAGTTAGAATccaccaccaaaagaataaagcCTGATGATGGCTGGGAACTGAGGCACCTCTGTTGCACAGCCCAACGCTTAGTTTCAGTAGTGCCTCAAACAACAGCACAAAGCCTGTATTTATGCAGTCACATACATATTCACATGTGTACAGATGCCAGTGACTACACACATTGTCTATGCTGTAAGTACACACGCATGTCCATATATTTAAGAGGCTGGGGAAAGATAAACATACCTCAGTCAGACGCAAGTTCTCAGGCTTTACATGGACACTCTGAGAAAGGGAATCCAAAACTTCACTTGCACTGGAGTTCTCCTTGCTAACACTCACCAGGAACTGGGGCAACAAGGATACAGTCAGTGGGGTAGGTGAGCCAGATTCTGTGGAATACCCCAGAGTAGAGGTTAGGGACTTACTCCTCACCTTGATGGGCTTGCTGTGAGGCTCTCGAGCAAAATAAAAGACTGGGAGAACCTTTTGCTTTTGTGGCAAGGGCACTGGCAGATAAAGGAATGGGTCAAAAGTGATGGAGACCTGTGGATGCAGAGGTGTCACTAGGGTGGCCACAAAGGGACAAGATGCTCATGCCCAGAGAGCTTAATCTAGGCCCTTTGATGGCTCTCATGGGCCTCAGAAACAACCAACAAACTCTCAGACTTAAGAATGCTAGATGGAGCAGGAGGGTCCACAAAGTGAGAATAATCTCCCTTTCTGGCACAATCGCCATTTTCTGGCCAGATTAGACACTCCCAATGTGCCTTTCCAATCTTACCCACAACCTGCCACACCTTACCTTTGCCACACTATAGCTTTGTACCCAAACATCATTTTGACCTCAGTCAGGAAACATACCCTGCCTGACCTCTTCAGTCCATAGAGTagcccaaggcctcacacttccttGCTCTAATTTTGCCCCACAGTACCTGAAAATATACATGCCTCTGAACCTAATATGACCAGGCTAGCTGAGCCAAACTCCCATTTTCCAGGGGAGGCCATCATACCTTGGCACACACAGGGCACACCAGCTTTGACTTATACTGGCCCTGAAATAGGTCCACAATGAAAGAGTCGTTCCTCATCTTGTGCC is from Castor canadensis chromosome 17, mCasCan1.hap1v2, whole genome shotgun sequence and encodes:
- the Usp19 gene encoding ubiquitin carboxyl-terminal hydrolase 19 isoform X4 codes for the protein MSGGANATGPRRGPPGLEEATSKKKQKDRANQESKDGDPRRVSTPREEPTKEELLLDWRQSADEVIVKLRVGAGPLRLEEVDAAFTDTDCVVRLPGGRQWGGVFYAEIESSCTKVQARKGGLLQLALPKKVPLLTWPSLLKKSLGTQELALGLRCQENGQELSPIALEPGPEPRRAKQEARNQKRAQGRGEVGSGTGPGAQAGPSAKRAVHLRRGPEGEGSRDDPGPQGDAPPFLADPATQVEAEEQLRVPPLNPQTCLLGSEKNLALLTGEKAVSPRSDPVSPVLARNRDSGKADRVKDEMAVATDATTLVDGKDPESMVNLAFVKNDSYEKGPDSVVVHVYVKEIHRDTSRVLFREQDFTLIFQTRDGNFLRLHPGCGPHTIFRWQVKLRNLIEPEQCTFCFTASRIDICLRKRQSQRWGGLEAPAARVGGAKVAVPTGPTPLESTPQGGAPHPLTGQEEARAVEKDKPKARSEDTGLDGVAARTTLEHVAPKPEPHLASPKPTCMVPPMPHSPVSGDSVEEEEEEEKKVCLPGFTGLVNLGNTCFMNSVIQSLSNTRELRDFFHDRSFEAEINYNNPLGTGGRLAIGFAVLLRALWKGTHHAFQPSKLKAIVASKASQFTGYAQHDAQEFMAFLLDGLHEDLNRIQNKPYTETVDSDGRPDEVVAEEAWQRHKMRNDSFIVDLFQGQYKSKLVCPVCAKVSITFDPFLYLPVPLPQKQKVLPVFYFAREPHSKPIKFLVSVSKENSSASEVLDSLSQSVHVKPENLRLTEVIKNRFHRVFLPSHSLDTVSPSDMLLCFELLSPELAKERVVVLEVQQRPQVPSIPISKCAACQRKQQSEDEKLKRCTRCYRVGYCNQLCQKAHWPDHKGLCRPENIGYPFLVSVPASRLTYARLAQLLEGYARYSVSVFQPPFQPGRMALESQNPSCTTLLSTSSLEAGDSERDPIQPPELQLVTPVAEGDTGIPRVWAAPDRGPVPSASGISSEMLASGPIEGGSLPAGERMSRPEAAVPGYQHPSEALNAHTPQFFIYKIDATNREQRLEDKGETPLELGDDCSLALVWRNNERLQEFVLVASKELECAEDPGSAGEAARAGHFTLDQCLNLFTRPEVLAPEEAWYCPQCKQHREASKQLLLWRLPNVLIVQLKRFSFRSFIWRDKINDLVEFPVRNLDLSKFCIGQKEEQLPSYDLYAVINHYGGMIGGHYTACARLPNDRSSQRSDVGWRLFDDSTVTTVDESQVVTRYAYVLFYRRRNSPVERPPMAGHSEHHPDLGPAAEAAASQASRIWQELEAEEELVPEGPGPLGPWGPQDWVGPPPRGPTTPDEGCLRYFVLGTVAALVALVLNMFYPLVSQSRWR
- the Usp19 gene encoding ubiquitin carboxyl-terminal hydrolase 19 isoform X3 — encoded protein: MSGGANATGPRRGPPGLEEATSKKKQKDRANQESKDGDPRRVSTPREEPTKEELLLDWRQSADEVIVKLRVGAGPLRLEEVDAAFTDTDCVVRLPGGRQWGGVFYAEIESSCTKVQARKGGLLQLALPKKVPLLTWPSLLKKSLGTQELALGLRCQENGQELSPIALEPGPEPRRAKQEARNQKRAQGRGEVGSGTGPGAQAGPSAKRAVHLRRGPEGEGSRDDPGPQGDAPPFLADPATQVEAEEQLRVPPLNPQTCLLGSEKNLALLTGEKAVSPRSDPVSPVLARNRDSGKADRVKDEMAVATDATTLVDDPESMVNLAFVKNDSYEKGPDSVVVHVYVKEIHRDTSRVLFREQDFTLIFQTRDGNFLRLHPGCGPHTIFRWQVKLRNLIEPEQCTFCFTASRIDICLRKRQSQRWGGLEAPAARGAVGGAKVAVPTGPTPLESTPQGGAPHPLTGQEEARAVEKDKPKARSEDTGLDGVAARTTLEHVAPKPEPHLASPKPTCMVPPMPHSPVSGDSVEEEEEEEKKVCLPGFTGLVNLGNTCFMNSVIQSLSNTRELRDFFHDRSFEAEINYNNPLGTGGRLAIGFAVLLRALWKGTHHAFQPSKLKAIVASKASQFTGYAQHDAQEFMAFLLDGLHEDLNRIQNKPYTETVDSDGRPDEVVAEEAWQRHKMRNDSFIVDLFQGQYKSKLVCPVCAKVSITFDPFLYLPVPLPQKQKVLPVFYFAREPHSKPIKFLVSVSKENSSASEVLDSLSQSVHVKPENLRLTEVIKNRFHRVFLPSHSLDTVSPSDMLLCFELLSPELAKERVVVLEVQQRPQVPSIPISKCAACQRKQQSEDEKLKRCTRCYRVGYCNQLCQKAHWPDHKGLCRPENIGYPFLVSVPASRLTYARLAQLLEGYARYSVSVFQPPFQPGRMALESQNPSCTTLLSTSSLEAGDSERDPIQPPELQLVTPVAEGDTGIPRVWAAPDRGPVPSASGISSEMLASGPIEGGSLPAGERMSRPEAAVPGYQHPSEALNAHTPQFFIYKIDATNREQRLEDKGETPLELGDDCSLALVWRNNERLQEFVLVASKELECAEDPGSAGEAARAGHFTLDQCLNLFTRPEVLAPEEAWYCPQCKQHREASKQLLLWRLPNVLIVQLKRFSFRSFIWRDKINDLVEFPVRNLDLSKFCIGQKEEQLPSYDLYAVINHYGGMIGGHYTACARLPNDRSSQRSDVGWRLFDDSTVTTVDESQVVTRYAYVLFYRRRNSPVERPPMAGHSEHHPDLGPAAEAAASQASRIWQELEAEEELVPEGPGPLGPWGPQDWVGPPPRGPTTPDEGCLRYFVLGTVAALVALVLNMFYPLVSQSRWR
- the Usp19 gene encoding ubiquitin carboxyl-terminal hydrolase 19 isoform X1, whose amino-acid sequence is MSGGANATGPRRGPPGLEEATSKKKQKDRANQESKDGDPRRVSTPREEPTKEELLLDWRQSADEVIVKLRVGAGPLRLEEVDAAFTDTDCVVRLPGGRQWGGVFYAEIESSCTKVQARKGGLLQLALPKKVPLLTWPSLLKKSLGTQELALGLRCQENGQELSPIALEPGPEPRRAKQEARNQKRAQGRGEVGSGTGPGAQAGPSAKRAVHLRRGPEGEGSRDDPGPQGDAPPFLADPATQVEAEEQLRVPPLNPQTCLLGSEKNLALLTGEKAVSPRSDPVSPVLARNRDSGKADRVKDEMAVATDATTLVDGKDPESMVNLAFVKNDSYEKGPDSVVVHVYVKEIHRDTSRVLFREQDFTLIFQTRDGNFLRLHPGCGPHTIFRWQVKLRNLIEPEQCTFCFTASRIDICLRKRQSQRWGGLEAPAARGAVGGAKVAVPTGPTPLESTPQGGAPHPLTGQEEARAVEKDKPKARSEDTGLDGVAARTTLEHVAPKPEPHLASPKPTCMVPPMPHSPVSGDSVEEEEEEEKKVCLPGFTGLVNLGNTCFMNSVIQSLSNTRELRDFFHDRSFEAEINYNNPLGTGGRLAIGFAVLLRALWKGTHHAFQPSKLKAIVASKASQFTGYAQHDAQEFMAFLLDGLHEDLNRIQNKPYTETVDSDGRPDEVVAEEAWQRHKMRNDSFIVDLFQGQYKSKLVCPVCAKVSITFDPFLYLPVPLPQKQKVLPVFYFAREPHSKPIKFLVSVSKENSSASEVLDSLSQSVHVKPENLRLTEVIKNRFHRVFLPSHSLDTVSPSDMLLCFELLSPELAKERVVVLEVQQRPQVPSIPISKCAACQRKQQSEDEKLKRCTRCYRVGYCNQLCQKAHWPDHKGLCRPENIGYPFLVSVPASRLTYARLAQLLEGYARYSVSVFQPPFQPGRMALESQNPSCTTLLSTSSLEAGDSERDPIQPPELQLVTPVAEGDTGIPRVWAAPDRGPVPSASGISSEMLASGPIEGGSLPAGERMSRPEAAVPGYQHPSEALNAHTPQFFIYKIDATNREQRLEDKGETPLELGDDCSLALVWRNNERLQEFVLVASKELECAEDPGSAGEAARAGHFTLDQCLNLFTRPEVLAPEEAWYCPQCKQHREASKQLLLWRLPNVLIVQLKRFSFRSFIWRDKINDLVEFPVRNLDLSKFCIGQKEEQLPSYDLYAVINHYGGMIGGHYTACARLPNDRSSQRSDVGWRLFDDSTVTTVDESQVVTRYAYVLFYRRRNSPVERPPMAGHSEHHPDLGPAAEAAASQASRIWQELEAEEELVPEGPGPLGPWGPQDWVGPPPRGPTTPDEGCLRYFVLGTVAALVALVLNMFYPLVSQSRWR
- the Usp19 gene encoding ubiquitin carboxyl-terminal hydrolase 19 isoform X6; amino-acid sequence: MSGGANATGPRRGPPGLEEATSKKKQKDRANQESKDGDPRRVSTPREEPTKEELLLDWRQSADEVIVKLRVGAGPLRLEEVDAAFTDTDCVVRLPGGRQWGGVFYAEIESSCTKVQARKGGLLQLALPKKVPLLTWPSLLKKSLGTQELALGLRCQENGQELSPIALEPGPEPRRAKQEARNQKRAQGRGEVGSGTGPGAQAGPSAKRAVHLRRGPEGEGSRDDPGPQGDAPPFLADPATQVEAEEQLRVPPLNPQTCLLGSEKNLALLTGEKAVSPRSDPVSPVLARNRDSGKADRVKDEMAVATDATTLVDDPESMVNLAFVKNDSYEKGPDSVVVHVYVKEIHRDTSRVLFREQDFTLIFQTRDGNFLRLHPGCGPHTIFRWQVKLRNLIEPEQCTFCFTASRIDICLRKRQSQRWGGLEAPAARVGGAKVAVPTGPTPLESTPQGGAPHPLTGQEEARAVEKDKPKARSEDTGLDGVAARTTLEHVAPKPEPHLASPKPTCMVPPMPHSPVSGDSVEEEEEEEKKVCLPGFTGLVNLGNTCFMNSVIQSLSNTRELRDFFHDRSFEAEINYNNPLGTGGRLAIGFAVLLRALWKGTHHAFQPSKLKAIVASKASQFTGYAQHDAQEFMAFLLDGLHEDLNRIQNKPYTETVDSDGRPDEVVAEEAWQRHKMRNDSFIVDLFQGQYKSKLVCPVCAKVSITFDPFLYLPVPLPQKQKVLPVFYFAREPHSKPIKFLVSVSKENSSASEVLDSLSQSVHVKPENLRLTEVIKNRFHRVFLPSHSLDTVSPSDMLLCFELLSPELAKERVVVLEVQQRPQVPSIPISKCAACQRKQQSEDEKLKRCTRCYRVGYCNQLCQKAHWPDHKGLCRPENIGYPFLVSVPASRLTYARLAQLLEGYARYSVSVFQPPFQPGRMALESQNPSCTTLLSTSSLEAGDSERDPIQPPELQLVTPVAEGDTGIPRVWAAPDRGPVPSASGISSEMLASGPIEGGSLPAGERMSRPEAAVPGYQHPSEALNAHTPQFFIYKIDATNREQRLEDKGETPLELGDDCSLALVWRNNERLQEFVLVASKELECAEDPGSAGEAARAGHFTLDQCLNLFTRPEVLAPEEAWYCPQCKQHREASKQLLLWRLPNVLIVQLKRFSFRSFIWRDKINDLVEFPVRNLDLSKFCIGQKEEQLPSYDLYAVINHYGGMIGGHYTACARLPNDRSSQRSDVGWRLFDDSTVTTVDESQVVTRYAYVLFYRRRNSPVERPPMAGHSEHHPDLGPAAEAAASQASRIWQELEAEEELVPEGPGPLGPWGPQDWVGPPPRGPTTPDEGCLRYFVLGTVAALVALVLNMFYPLVSQSRWR
- the Usp19 gene encoding ubiquitin carboxyl-terminal hydrolase 19 isoform X18, translating into MSGGANATGPRRGPPGLEEATSKKKQKDRANQESKDGDPRRVSTPREEPTKEELLLDWRQSADEVIVKLRVGAGPLRLEEVDAAFTDTDCVVRLPGGRQWGGVFYAEIESSCTKVQARKGGLLQLALPKKVPLLTWPSLLKKSLGTQELALGLRCQENGQELSPIALEPGPEPRRAKQEARNQKRAQGRGEVEAEEQLRVPPLNPQTCLLGSEKNLALLTGEKAVSPRSDPVSPVLARNRDSGKADRVKDEMAVATDATTLVDDPESMVNLAFVKNDSYEKGPDSVVVHVYVKEIHRDTSRVLFREQDFTLIFQTRDGNFLRLHPGCGPHTIFRWQVKLRNLIEPEQCTFCFTASRIDICLRKRQSQRWGGLEAPAARVGGAKVAVPTGPTPLESTPQGGAPHPLTGQEEARAVEKDKPKARSEDTGLDGVAARTTLEHVAPKPEPHLASPKPTCMVPPMPHSPVSGDSVEEEEEEEKKVCLPGFTGLVNLGNTCFMNSVIQSLSNTRELRDFFHDRSFEAEINYNNPLGTGGRLAIGFAVLLRALWKGTHHAFQPSKLKAIVASKASQFTGYAQHDAQEFMAFLLDGLHEDLNRIQNKPYTETVDSDGRPDEVVAEEAWQRHKMRNDSFIVDLFQGQYKSKLVCPVCAKVSITFDPFLYLPVPLPQKQKVLPVFYFAREPHSKPIKFLVSVSKENSSASEVLDSLSQSVHVKPENLRLTEVIKNRFHRVFLPSHSLDTVSPSDMLLCFELLSPELAKERVVVLEVQQRPQVPSIPISKCAACQRKQQSEDEKLKRCTRCYRVGYCNQLCQKAHWPDHKGLCRPENIGYPFLVSVPASRLTYARLAQLLEGYARYSVSVFQPPFQPGRMALESQNPSCTTLLSTSSLEAGDSERDPIQPPELQLVTPVAEGDTGIPRVWAAPDRGPVPSASGISSEMLASGPIEGGSLPAGERMSRPEAAVPGYQHPSEALNAHTPQFFIYKIDATNREQRLEDKGETPLELGDDCSLALVWRNNERLQEFVLVASKELECAEDPGSAGEAARAGHFTLDQCLNLFTRPEVLAPEEAWYCPQCKQHREASKQLLLWRLPNVLIVQLKRFSFRSFIWRDKINDLVEFPVRNLDLSKFCIGQKEEQLPSYDLYAVINHYGGMIGGHYTACARLPNDRSSQRSDVGWRLFDDSTVTTVDESQVVTRYAYVLFYRRRNSPVERPPMAGHSEHHPDLGPAAEAAASQGLGPGQAPEVAPTRTAPERFAPSVDRPAPTYSNMEEVD
- the Usp19 gene encoding ubiquitin carboxyl-terminal hydrolase 19 isoform X8; this translates as MSGGANATGPRRGPPGLEEATSKKKQKDRANQESKDGDPRRELLLDWRQSADEVIVKLRVGAGPLRLEEVDAAFTDTDCVVRLPGGRQWGGVFYAEIESSCTKVQARKGGLLQLALPKKVPLLTWPSLLKKSLGTQELALGLRCQENGQELSPIALEPGPEPRRAKQEARNQKRAQGRGEVGSGTGPGAQAGPSAKRAVHLRRGPEGEGSRDDPGPQGDAPPFLADPATQVEAEEQLRVPPLNPQTCLLGSEKNLALLTGEKAVSPRSDPVSPVLARNRDSGKADRVKDEMAVATDATTLVDGKDPESMVNLAFVKNDSYEKGPDSVVVHVYVKEIHRDTSRVLFREQDFTLIFQTRDGNFLRLHPGCGPHTIFRWQVKLRNLIEPEQCTFCFTASRIDICLRKRQSQRWGGLEAPAARGAVGGAKVAVPTGPTPLESTPQGGAPHPLTGQEEARAVEKDKPKARSEDTGLDGVAARTTLEHVAPKPEPHLASPKPTCMVPPMPHSPVSGDSVEEEEEEEKKVCLPGFTGLVNLGNTCFMNSVIQSLSNTRELRDFFHDRSFEAEINYNNPLGTGGRLAIGFAVLLRALWKGTHHAFQPSKLKAIVASKASQFTGYAQHDAQEFMAFLLDGLHEDLNRIQNKPYTETVDSDGRPDEVVAEEAWQRHKMRNDSFIVDLFQGQYKSKLVCPVCAKVSITFDPFLYLPVPLPQKQKVLPVFYFAREPHSKPIKFLVSVSKENSSASEVLDSLSQSVHVKPENLRLTEVIKNRFHRVFLPSHSLDTVSPSDMLLCFELLSPELAKERVVVLEVQQRPQVPSIPISKCAACQRKQQSEDEKLKRCTRCYRVGYCNQLCQKAHWPDHKGLCRPENIGYPFLVSVPASRLTYARLAQLLEGYARYSVSVFQPPFQPGRMALESQNPSCTTLLSTSSLEAGDSERDPIQPPELQLVTPVAEGDTGIPRVWAAPDRGPVPSASGISSEMLASGPIEGGSLPAGERMSRPEAAVPGYQHPSEALNAHTPQFFIYKIDATNREQRLEDKGETPLELGDDCSLALVWRNNERLQEFVLVASKELECAEDPGSAGEAARAGHFTLDQCLNLFTRPEVLAPEEAWYCPQCKQHREASKQLLLWRLPNVLIVQLKRFSFRSFIWRDKINDLVEFPVRNLDLSKFCIGQKEEQLPSYDLYAVINHYGGMIGGHYTACARLPNDRSSQRSDVGWRLFDDSTVTTVDESQVVTRYAYVLFYRRRNSPVERPPMAGHSEHHPDLGPAAEAAASQASRIWQELEAEEELVPEGPGPLGPWGPQDWVGPPPRGPTTPDEGCLRYFVLGTVAALVALVLNMFYPLVSQSRWR